The Nonlabens spongiae genome contains a region encoding:
- a CDS encoding family 16 glycosylhydrolase, with translation MMIKNTLLLLYVFCFSQVLNAQQMPIDFSDTQDVFTGFSGTNFTRVSDPQNGSNDVGRFQNSGGAPFEGAFIDLIRPVDLDVNKIVNMRVYITDNLTHTILLKMEQGTGQDVEVPVGISAGNQNSWIDLSFDFANAIVSGTNTSINADEEYSRVTFFFDPSFNQAGIFLVDDIDDGSTPTDPNVIDIEYTDLVWSDEFDSPSNTQVPINSSNWFHQTQLPAGGSWFNGEVQHYTDRLTNSYMQDGFLHIVAKRETFTDQGETKQFTSARLNSKFAFTYGRVDVRAKLPFGDGTWPAIWTLGKNVNEAGGFWQPQFGNVDWPFCGEIDIMEHGLGATNHVSSALHTPSSFGNTQNVRERVLNDVANNFYVYSMNWSPNQITFLIDDVPFYTYNPAIKDQNTWPFDADQYMLLNVAMGGIAGGIDPNFQEDDMVIDYVRVYQNTASIEEDFKSEVKLFPNPVDEVLNIQSLEPVQTATLFDLVGTQVLELKNVDRQIDLQSLDSGIYLLQLEIDGRLVTRKVVKR, from the coding sequence ATGATGATTAAGAATACCCTGTTGCTCCTATATGTTTTCTGCTTTTCTCAGGTACTGAATGCGCAGCAAATGCCTATTGATTTTTCTGACACTCAAGATGTTTTTACTGGTTTTAGTGGGACTAATTTTACACGGGTTAGTGATCCTCAAAATGGTTCAAATGATGTGGGAAGATTCCAAAATTCTGGCGGCGCACCGTTTGAAGGTGCCTTTATAGATTTGATACGACCCGTAGATCTGGATGTAAATAAAATCGTTAACATGCGAGTTTACATCACCGATAATCTTACTCATACCATCTTACTTAAAATGGAACAGGGCACGGGACAAGATGTGGAAGTTCCCGTGGGAATATCAGCTGGAAATCAAAATAGCTGGATCGATCTGAGTTTTGATTTTGCCAATGCCATCGTAAGTGGAACAAATACTTCTATCAATGCAGACGAAGAATACAGCAGGGTAACCTTTTTCTTTGATCCCAGTTTCAATCAAGCTGGAATTTTTCTCGTAGATGACATTGATGATGGTAGCACACCTACCGACCCCAATGTCATCGACATTGAATATACGGATCTGGTTTGGAGTGATGAATTTGACTCTCCCTCTAACACTCAAGTCCCTATTAACTCCTCAAACTGGTTCCATCAGACCCAACTGCCCGCTGGTGGTAGCTGGTTCAATGGTGAGGTGCAACATTATACAGACCGTTTGACCAACTCTTATATGCAAGATGGATTTTTACATATCGTTGCAAAAAGAGAAACTTTTACCGACCAAGGAGAGACGAAGCAATTCACATCGGCACGATTGAATTCCAAGTTTGCATTTACCTACGGTAGAGTAGACGTGAGAGCAAAATTACCATTTGGAGACGGTACGTGGCCTGCGATATGGACTCTGGGGAAAAATGTCAATGAGGCTGGTGGGTTCTGGCAACCACAGTTTGGTAATGTCGATTGGCCATTTTGTGGTGAAATAGACATTATGGAACACGGTCTGGGAGCAACTAATCATGTTTCAAGTGCCTTACACACGCCCAGCAGTTTTGGAAATACTCAGAATGTTAGAGAGCGTGTATTAAATGATGTAGCAAATAACTTTTACGTGTATTCTATGAACTGGTCGCCTAATCAAATTACTTTTTTGATAGATGACGTTCCCTTCTATACATATAACCCAGCGATAAAAGATCAAAACACCTGGCCATTTGACGCTGATCAATACATGCTGTTGAATGTTGCTATGGGTGGAATAGCAGGTGGTATCGATCCCAATTTTCAAGAAGACGATATGGTTATCGATTACGTTAGGGTTTATCAAAACACGGCGAGTATTGAGGAGGATTTTAAATCTGAGGTGAAATTATTTCCTAATCCAGTTGATGAGGTTTTGAACATTCAGTCTCTTGAACCTGTGCAAACTGCAACACTCTTTGACTTAGTTGGTACTCAAGTTTTAGAATTAAAAAATGTAGATCGACAGATTGATTTACAGTCTCTAGATTCAGGTATTTATTTGTTGCAGCTGGAAATTGATGGACGACTAGTTACTCGTAAGGTGGTGAAAAGGTAA
- a CDS encoding T9SS type B sorting domain-containing protein, with protein sequence MNAISLCGDTDLAIDPAGIGVDEFTLPNNPAPNCYNFRADQVWFKIEIEQTGQFTFTLDPEQDQADYDFAVFGPTTDCTNLGAAIRCSSINPAAAGISGATGLNDVATEVSEGPGAMSNDPANDGFLRALDVIAGETYYIIIGLAIGDGGFTMSTGGSAQLPPPPEINPLDFIEFCDNDPSPNDGITNIDLTQFDTDLIATPNTIVRYFQTENDANINDNEIVGLYQNNSNSDTIYVRAERTDSDCVNFSEFELRVDDEAVDFTTETEFFCSTLTTETLNLSNYLDAIEPDFNQFQVTYFNTIDDAYIDANPINPNRTATTTLQQDVIKFVDPTGDRCEFYVTFPYQVAPPPVFNIDPAVGQFCDDDFDDFLDAPLADLDAEILDGQDASVNDVFYYETPQDRTNDINRLTTYGISSTPQTLYVVIQNNVTGCIDVGEVSARLNPKPFLEPQEPIGICLDATTPLTLEVEQGFDYYEWSNGDEGPDAFQTQVTTSGDFTVTVTNEFGCTTDLTITVEPSEAATIVEILTDGFNSGGNNATIVVEGTGDYEFSIDGLPYQDENIFENLFRGTHIVDVRDKNGCGITTQDFVVLDFEPFFTPNDDGYNDTWNIEGIEEFPGTVLTIFDRHGKLLYQFTSPGIGWDGTFNNQPMPSSSYWFTLEIPDQEILKGYFALKR encoded by the coding sequence GTGAATGCCATAAGTTTATGCGGCGATACAGATCTTGCGATAGACCCAGCTGGAATAGGTGTAGATGAGTTTACCTTACCCAATAATCCTGCGCCCAATTGTTATAATTTTAGAGCAGATCAGGTGTGGTTTAAGATCGAGATCGAACAAACAGGTCAATTTACCTTCACCCTAGATCCCGAGCAAGATCAAGCTGATTATGATTTTGCGGTTTTTGGTCCCACGACAGATTGTACAAATCTCGGAGCTGCGATACGCTGTTCCAGTATTAATCCAGCCGCTGCAGGAATTAGTGGTGCCACGGGACTAAATGATGTCGCCACAGAGGTGAGTGAGGGTCCTGGAGCTATGTCTAATGATCCTGCTAACGATGGTTTTCTGAGAGCGCTGGACGTGATCGCGGGAGAAACCTATTATATTATTATAGGACTGGCAATAGGCGATGGAGGTTTTACCATGAGTACGGGTGGTAGCGCACAACTGCCTCCACCACCAGAAATCAATCCCCTGGATTTTATAGAATTTTGCGATAATGACCCCTCGCCTAACGATGGAATCACAAATATAGACCTGACGCAATTTGATACTGACCTTATAGCTACTCCTAACACGATTGTAAGATATTTTCAGACTGAAAATGATGCAAATATCAATGACAATGAGATCGTAGGATTATATCAAAATAACTCAAATAGCGATACCATTTACGTTCGAGCAGAGCGTACCGACTCTGACTGTGTCAACTTCTCGGAATTTGAGCTAAGGGTAGATGATGAGGCCGTTGACTTCACTACTGAAACCGAGTTCTTTTGCTCCACCCTGACGACTGAAACACTAAATCTGTCTAATTACCTGGATGCGATCGAGCCCGATTTCAATCAATTTCAAGTGACGTACTTTAATACCATTGATGACGCTTATATAGATGCGAACCCAATCAACCCAAATCGTACGGCAACTACGACATTACAGCAAGACGTGATCAAGTTTGTCGATCCTACAGGAGATCGTTGCGAGTTTTACGTAACTTTTCCTTATCAAGTTGCGCCGCCACCTGTGTTTAACATCGATCCTGCGGTAGGGCAATTTTGTGATGACGATTTTGATGATTTCCTTGATGCACCTCTCGCCGATCTTGATGCAGAAATTCTCGATGGACAAGATGCATCTGTAAATGATGTTTTCTATTATGAAACACCCCAGGATCGCACCAATGATATCAACCGATTAACAACCTACGGTATCAGTTCAACACCTCAAACGCTTTACGTGGTAATCCAGAATAATGTGACCGGTTGTATCGACGTAGGTGAGGTATCTGCGCGGTTGAATCCCAAACCATTTCTAGAACCACAAGAGCCTATTGGGATTTGCTTGGACGCTACCACGCCATTGACACTTGAAGTAGAGCAGGGTTTTGATTATTATGAGTGGAGTAATGGCGACGAAGGGCCTGATGCCTTTCAGACTCAGGTGACGACTTCAGGTGATTTTACGGTTACAGTTACTAATGAATTTGGCTGTACTACTGACTTGACCATCACCGTAGAGCCTTCAGAAGCGGCTACAATCGTTGAAATTCTGACTGATGGATTCAATTCAGGTGGTAATAATGCGACCATCGTCGTAGAAGGGACGGGAGACTATGAATTCAGCATTGACGGGTTGCCTTATCAAGACGAAAATATTTTTGAAAACCTCTTCAGAGGTACTCATATAGTAGATGTTAGGGATAAAAACGGTTGCGGAATCACTACGCAAGATTTTGTGGTTTTGGATTTTGAGCCTTTTTTCACCCCAAATGATGATGGTTATAACGACACTTGGAATATTGAAGGTATTGAGGAATTTCCAGGAACGGTGCTTACCATTTTTGACCGTCACGGCAAGTTGTTATATCAATTTACCAGTCCGGGAATAGGTTGGGACGGTACATTTAACAATCAACCCATGCCTTCCAGTAGCTATTGGTTTACCTTAGAAATTCCTGATCAAGAAATACTCAAGGGGTATTTTGCACTTAAAAGATGA
- a CDS encoding aminotransferase class V-fold PLP-dependent enzyme, whose product MTLTFPVLEDFVYLNTPEQGLISQELKDYKTCFANQLASDPLFMMRKRGDFLEEVRRTVAHFLDSDYQFTALTPNFSLAFNALLEKLPRSKRFLLIDGDYPSINYPVISMGFPTSYVPLCADLEHQIWDAVKKHEPDFLCLSIVQYISGMKIDLDFLKDLKASFPDVIIIADATQYLGVEEFRFRESGIDILAASCYKWMHAGNGNAFMCFKEETVARLSEYFPHIEISEIRNQRGSFIGYFEPGHLDSVSFGALRKAIELIDSYGIHKISIAINKISSQAKTAFASRNLIASEVLGRDVHSSIFNLKLSDEVLQDLLAVKILCCKRGDGIRVGFHYYNTTEDLDQFLNTIDRHL is encoded by the coding sequence ATGACTCTCACTTTTCCTGTTTTAGAAGATTTTGTTTACCTCAACACGCCTGAACAAGGGCTTATATCTCAAGAACTCAAAGATTACAAAACTTGTTTCGCAAATCAGTTGGCAAGTGACCCTCTGTTTATGATGCGCAAAAGAGGTGACTTTCTGGAAGAGGTACGCAGGACAGTCGCTCACTTCTTAGATTCAGACTATCAATTCACCGCGCTCACACCCAATTTTTCACTAGCATTTAATGCGTTGCTAGAAAAATTGCCGCGATCTAAAAGGTTTTTGTTGATTGATGGAGATTACCCCTCGATCAATTATCCCGTGATTTCGATGGGCTTTCCGACAAGTTATGTGCCGCTCTGCGCTGATCTGGAGCATCAAATTTGGGATGCAGTGAAAAAACACGAGCCCGATTTTCTGTGCCTTTCCATCGTACAATACATTTCAGGAATGAAAATCGATCTGGATTTTCTTAAAGATCTCAAAGCAAGCTTTCCTGATGTTATAATCATTGCAGATGCCACTCAATATCTAGGTGTTGAAGAATTCCGCTTTCGCGAAAGCGGAATAGACATCCTAGCCGCCAGCTGTTACAAGTGGATGCACGCTGGGAATGGTAACGCATTTATGTGTTTCAAAGAAGAAACAGTCGCTAGGCTAAGTGAATATTTTCCTCACATAGAAATATCAGAAATAAGAAACCAACGAGGCAGTTTTATTGGTTATTTTGAACCCGGGCATCTTGATTCGGTTTCTTTTGGAGCTTTGCGTAAAGCTATAGAACTTATTGATTCTTATGGGATCCATAAAATAAGCATTGCTATAAACAAGATTTCCAGTCAAGCAAAAACAGCGTTTGCTTCACGCAATTTAATTGCTAGTGAGGTTCTAGGAAGAGATGTTCATTCTTCTATCTTTAATCTGAAGCTGAGTGATGAGGTGCTGCAAGACTTACTTGCCGTGAAAATTTTGTGCTGTAAAAGAGGAGATGGTATAAGAGTGGGATTTCATTACTACAATACAACTGAAGACTTGGATCAATTTTTAAATACTATCGACCGCCATTTATGA